The Camelina sativa cultivar DH55 chromosome 16, Cs, whole genome shotgun sequence sequence TAAAACGGATCCATTTAAGAATGCAAAATCAAAACCACCAAACATTTCTTAAACGGATCCCGAGTAGCTAAGGTTTAAACCAGTCCTATAGATGAGTATAAGCCTTATAGATAATATAGTCTTGTAAACATGCATATGTTATCTATAAGTCCACCTATTATTTCGTTTTCCCTGTATATCCACCTAGCGGTTTCTGACTTTTTAAAAATGGGTCTGCATTCTAACATGATAGATGTACGAATTTACATTTTCGTTATATGATTCTTAATGTGCGTTTTAGCCtttctttcattaattaaacCTGTTGACCACGAACGATTAAGTCAATTTACTGAGCttcttgatttttaaatttttttactgtcatcttctttgtttttcacttGAAAACCACATTTCCTAGATCGGCATCCTTCAAAAACGAAATGATGGCCACgatcttaaaaatatattcagtgAACCACATTGTTACAGGTCTACATTTTTGTCCTTTATATCCGCGGTCTTTGAAGAAGCTATTTTGTCTAGTTGCTATTTATTGACttggttttaaatatttgctatatatatatatataatatacagtaCACACCTTCATAATATCCGTTGCGGTACAAAGTATATTTTTGTCTTGGAAAAACTCTTAAAACATTTTAGTTACCCACAGACAACAGCTGCAGCCTGCAACAATGTTTCAATAAAGTCGTTCTAGCTAGTccattaattttaaagtttccTCTCAAGACTGATAAATATAATTCACATACTGAATTTAACCTTAGCAGCCACTATTATTATCATATAATGATCAATCAGGGAATCCATATTTCTTGAATCGGTGtagtataattaaaaaatacagtAGATATCTAAATTTTCTAAAGAGTAAGATATACACTACAAAAAGGcctttttaatgtaattttgaatttattttcacttaaaaaaaaaattatactacttataaattatagaaataAGTTTCAAAGAGGTAAAATAGTATCGTCCCAGCACTAGTGGTTAAATCCGCTGCCAAATAAACGTTGGTAATGGTTAAGTTGGTGTCTAATTTGTTATTATGAGCTGTTATATAGTCGTCGCCAAATTATAGGTTTATCTATTGTTTAACGTCCAGAACATTTGAATCACTTTTAACAACGTACGCACGAAAGTATTTTCCTTTTCTGGACTTTTGTAATCATTATTTCGTTACATTAACAAGACGTATGAAATATAGAGTAAATTCTGTAGTCTCCACTGTaacttatttttcaaaaatatagagTAAATAGTTAATGATTTCACGCTGAGGAAATGATATGGTCATCATGAAGTACcgataaattgaaaaaaaaaatgaaaagtaaatTGATACGTCCGTTTCTTACAGTTACTACATTAATTGTTATCGCTGAGATGATAATTGAATAGATGCATGCATATGTAGGGCATATGTAgaatgcaaaaaaaacaaacaaaaatgaataaaagaaggtaaaaaacaaatgaaggtgcaagaaaacaaatttctaCTTTGGGAAAGAAAAATTTCGCAGTTAAATGTTATTGGAGAACAAAATTGCGTAGTTAATGTACATGCACGCCAATCTCCATAAGTACAAATgtccaaaatataaaaagaaaaacagtgaTATAAATTAGATATTGTAGGATTACGTGTTCacaataatatttattgtaGTTTACATGTGATGTTTTTCACTCGATTTTaacccttttttaaaaaatctccgcctagcatcgattaAATCTCGTCAAATCGTTAAGTCCATTCTCTACACCTCGATTAATGGCTAATTTTtgcctagcatcgattatctaATTATGcttgtctaatttgattataatccATCTAATCCAATTACTTTCCGCTTAATTTTTTGTATACGGATTATTTTTGgagccaaaaataaattaattacttttttgttatttagacatttaagttaagagtttgtgatgttttataataactaatatataaaattttaatgcaaatcataaaattttattttaaaattatgttttcatgtgtttatcataatttaaaagacaatactatagttttatattttattgagaatttgttataaatacctttttttagataccccttttcaaaaatatccttttttagataccccttttcaaaaataccttttttttgaacattttcatttttaccttcttttacacaattacaatatgttaaattaattattagattTCTTTTTAGGTTTAGGTTCTCAGTTTTAtatttagagtatagtttttaggaggtagggtttagtatttaggatttatggtttagaatttaataattttatatattaaaaagtggtatttttaaaaatgacaccatgaaaatgtatttttgaaaagtaccATAGAAAATAGGTATATTTGATAATCACcctattttatttgatgtttttattatatcataaatagaatgatacatatatttggtaatatatatatatatatatatatatatatttattttattattaatttaataaaataatcctaAAACTATTTTCCGATTAATCTCCGTTTAATCTCATATTTTCTTCCTAGGCGCTAGGCCTACCCTGACCgtccgactagcgcctagcgatttctaaaacatggATTTTAACACGTTACTAGccaatagtaaaacaaaaatgtattacaaacgagagagaacgagagagaagaagtttgttAAAGATATTTTCTCATTCAATTGACCAAAATAGTTGTACAATTCTTGtgttatatacaagtatactAAACCAAATACTAAACCGGTTAACTTAGCTAATCACATATTACATCTAACCCAATAGTCCCCCTCAAGATGAGGCAAATAAGTTATGAAGACTCATCTTGGACTTGAGATGTTCAAATTGTGGAAGGAAGAGAGGTTTAGTCAAAATGTCAGCCACTTGATCCTCAGTCCGAACATGTAGCAGTTTGATAAGCCCTCGATCCAGCTTTTCTCGAACAATATGACAATCCACCTCGATATGTTTAGTTCTCTCGTGAAAAACCGGATTTGTGGCAATGTAGATAGCTGCAGTACTATCAGAGAAGAGAATCGGAACAGAGGAAGTACCAACTCGCAACTCACGAAGTAAAGTAGTGATCCACATCATCTCGCGGGAAGCTAAAGTAAGAGCTCGATACTCAGCTTCCGCAGAAGAGTGAGAAATAGTGTGTTGCTTCTTAGAACGCCAGGAAATTAGTGACGAGCCAAGAAACATCGTAAAACCAGTGGTTGAACGGCGGCTATCTGGGCAAGAGGCATAATCAGAATCTGCAAATGCTTTCAATGAGAGGTCTGGTTCTGCAGAATAGAAAAGTCCCTGTCCAACAGTCCCTTTAATGTATTGGAGAACCTGATAAGCTGCTGTCAGATGAGATGTGCGAGGAGCAGAGGAGAACTGACACAACTTATTCACGGCAAATGTGATGTCTGGACGAGTGATGGTGAGATACATCAACCGACCTACAAGACTGCGATACATCTCCTTATCGGTCAAAAGCGTACCAGAAGTCCTGGAGAGGTGTAGGTTTGGTACCATGGGTGTCTGGATGTCTTTACTTGCTAACATGCCAGAAGAAGTCAGAAGCTCAAGAGCATATTTGCGTTGACAGATGGATATGCCAGTAGAATTTCGAACAATTTCAAGACCCAAGAAATATTTCAAAGGACCAAGCTCTCGTAGCTTAAAACTCTGCTTCAAAGCTGCTGTTAACTGAGTCGCACCTGATTCTGTGGTACTAGCAATCACTATGTCGTCAACATATACCAACACAGCAATGAAATCATCTCCTAAGCTTTTGACAAACAAAGTGTGATCTCCGTGACACTTTGCAAACCCCAAAGACATAAGAGAAGTAGAGAATTTCAAGAACCATTGTCTAGAAGCTTGTTTGAGACCATAAATGGATTTCTTTAGCCTACAAACAGCATTCTTGGGCAAAGTGGCGCCCTTAATCTCAGCATACCCTTCTGGAAGTCGCATATATATATCCTCATCAAGATCACCATTCAAGAAGGCATTAGAAATATCAAGCTGGTGTAGAAACCACTATTTAGAAGCAGAAATCTTGAGTAGCATTTTCACAGTAACCATCTTCGCAACAGGTGAACATGTTTCATTATAATCCAAACCCTCCTTTTGTGTGTAACCTTTAGCCACCAACCTGGCTTTATATCTCTCAATTGTTCCATCTGCATAAAACTTCAAGGTAAAAACCCATTTGCAGCCAACAACTTTCTTACCAGGTGGAAGACCAGTTACATCCCAAGTATTGGTCCTCTCCATGGCTCCAATCTCCTTATCAACAGCCTCACACCATTCCTTGGATGCCTTTACCTCTTTATATGAAGAGGGAATAGGAATTTTggtaatattattaatataagcCAAATAGGAAGGAGAAATGTTTGAATAGGATAAAAAGGAGGAAATAGGATGAGTGTCATCATTGTCAAGAGAGTAACAATGATAATCACTCAAATGAGCAGGAGGCTTGCGAACCTTTTGTGAAGAAATTTGTAGTGGAGGAGAAGAAATGGAATCAGAATTTTGTGGAATGGAACTAGTATTACCAGGAGACAAAGAATCCGTTCGTGTGAGAGTGTTGACAGGAACAATCTCCTTTTGAGAATCTGTCAAAGGAAAGACACCTTCATGGAACTCAACATGCCTGGATATATAAACCACATGACTTTGCAAATCCATTAATTTGTACCCTTTAAAACCTGCAGGATACCCCAAAAACACACACGCTCTTGATCGAGGTTCAaacttgtttctttgttttggagaCGTTGAAGCATAACACAGACAGCCAAAAGATCTGATGCGAGAATAGTCTGGTTGTTTACCTGTGAGCAACTCATAAGGGGGTTTATTTGAGAGCAACTGCGATGGTGTACAGTTGATTAAAAACACTGCTGTCAGAACACAGTCTCCCCAATATTGCAGAGGAATATTAGATTGGAAGAGAAGAGATCGAGCCACATTTAGAATATGCTGATGTTTACGCTCGACGACTGAGTTCTGTTCAGGTGTCTCCGGACAAGAGTGATAAGAGACGATGCCTCGTGACAGATAAAACTGAGTGAAAGCTAACTCTTTAGCATTATCTGATCTAACCGACTTCACTTTAGCATTATATTGATTCTCAACTTGGTTGATGAAAGCAGGGAAGACAGTAAGAACATCACTCTTGGCCTTAAGCAAATAAATCCAGGTTGCTCTAGAATGATCATCAACAAtggtcaaaaaatatttataacctTCAACTGTTTCTACTGAAAAGGGTCCCCAAACATCAATGTGTAACAACTCAAAAATTGAACTACAAATGTTGTTTTCCGAGATAAAAGATAACTTCTTCTGCTTTGCCAAGTGACATACATGACAATAAGCAAGCTTCTTATTCTTGTGTCCTGTAGTTCCCAAAGCTTCAGAAATCACATCCAATCTTGAGTAAGAAGGGTGTCCAAGTCTCTTATGCCATGTACCAATATCCACTACTGCATTCACTAAAACAGCCTCTGTATCGAGCACATAGAGTTTGTCAATGCGATGACCTTTACCAATCATCACCCCCTTGGTAGGATCCTGTATTTCGCAACAAGTAGGATCAAAAATCACTCGAGAACCAAGATTTAAAGTCAAAGAACTGATACTGATGAGACTCAGTCTGAATTCTGGGATAAACAAGACATTCGTGAGGAGTAAATCCTTATTTAGACGGATCATTCCCACTCCACTGATCTTAACATGTTGTCCTGTTGGCATATTCACAAAGCTTTCCACAGAAGtatccaaagaaacaaaactatttCTGTCATGAGACACATGGTGAGTTGCACCTGAATCAATCACCCATGTGTCTGTGGACAGTGTATGTTTCGAAGCAGCGAGAATACCAATAAAAGAGTATGTGTGATTAGAGAATGAGATACCAGGGTGATCAAGTGGAGTCTGTGGAGTCTGTGGAGTTTGAGAAGTACTCGCAATAGCAGCAGGAACAACTCTAGAAGAGGTAGATTGAAGTTGAGAGCTAAAGAGAGCAATGATGTTCTGTAGCTGATCAGGAGAGAGATTTCCAATCAAGTTCTCCATGTTAGTTGAGGTCTTATCTGGAACTGGAGATAAGGAGACTTGAGCTGCAACTATCGGAGGTTTCTGAAACTTCTCATTGAATTTCCCTTTTGGAGTGAAACCAGGAGGAAAACCGTGTTTCCTGTAACACCGATCAACAATGTGTCCCACACGATTGCAAAAGAAGCATATCGGACGTCCTTTATTTGGACCATTTTGAACATACATCACACCCGAGGAGAGTGGTGAAGAAGAGACCATCTTAGGTATAACTTGTGAAACTTGAAAAGCTGTGGGAGCAGTGGGAATGGTGAACCCTTTCTGGCTGTCATCTTGATCGAGGATGTGGTATACCTCTACCAGAGAAGGCAACACCTTCTTCACAATGATCTGTCTGCGTACAATCGCATAAGATTCATTCAGACCAGCCAAGAATTTCACCGTTTTAGCTCTCTCTGCCTTATGTTGTAGACGAGCACCTTTTCCACAAACACAAGGATCATCTGGTTCCTCTGAACCATCCAATTGATCCCAAAGGGTCTTGAGACGAGTATAATACTCAGACAACGACAAAGAACCTTGACGAAGGTCTTGGATCTCTTGAGTAAGATTAAAAGTGCGTGGGAGATTAGTCATATGGTAACGACCATAGAGATCTTTCCAAATATTTGTAGCATCATTCATACGCAAGATACTACGATAGATCTGAGGAGAAACAGAGTTCAATAACCACGACTTAACCATGCTATTGCATCTAGACCACAAATCAAAGTTAGGATCTGTAATCGAAGGCCTAGGCAAGCTTCCATCAACAAATTTTATCTTATTCTTAGCATCAAGAGAAATACGCATTGCAAAACTCCAGTCATCATAGTTTGTTTCATCCAAACACAGAGAAACGATACTCAAACCTGGATGATCTGCGCTGTGCAGATGGAACGGAGAGTGAGAAGGATCAGCGAAGATCGGCGATGTGACAGCTCGCGAAAGCCCGGAAACCTGAGGATTGGCTACTGACAGAGTGATCGGAGCAGAATCGTCAACATCGGAGTTCAAGCTCTGCGATCTTCGAACAGCGGAGCTCGATTGAGATTTCGTTTTACCCATTTTTCGGTTCGAACGAGAGACAATCACCATCAGAGCACGAGATGAGCTtagagacaaagaaaaatgaGCTTAACAAAGAGAAACGATCACAAATTTGAGGTGGATCTGAGCTTTGATGGCTCTAATACCATATTACAAACGAGAGAGAACGAGAGAGAATAAGTTTGTTAAAGATATTTTCTCATTCAATTGACCAAAATAGCTGTACAATTCTTGtgttatatacaagtatactAAACCAAATACTAAACCGGTTAACTTAGCTAATCACATATTACATCTAACCCAATAAAATGTCATTTTACTGACTTTATTAAAATGGTTCTGTtaaatgaaccaaaaaaaaaacaacggaTAGTAAAAGTAAGCCATCGAAGGACAATGTCAATAATTGTTTGTGAATTTAGGTCAGAAATCAAAATTGGaccaaaaattattatatgagCAGTTGATCATTATATGTCTCGACTAGTAAGATAGCGTAAACACTAACTCCTTTTGTTTTGACTTATTCGGATAAAAAAATGAGTAGTAGAATTTAGAAATGCATACAAATTCCAGTAAAGTaataatttttctctctcttctacgATATATACTTCTGTTTCCCtcacatctatatatatctaatttctCTATCAACCATTATCCAAACTCTACATCTCAGTTTCTCTCTACACCTCACATTATTAATGGATAATACTAACCGTTTCCGTCGCGTACGCAGTTTTAGGCAAACAAAGTTCACTCGACATGACTCCGAAGGTCTCACTTTCATTTAGTTAGTCGTCAAAAATCGTTAATCGTTATCTACTCTCATCCTTTTAACTTGTCTACGTTGAATTATCTTCTCATGCAAATCCTTAGCTTAATATATAATGCAGAAGTGAGTAGCATCCAATGGGAGTTTATCAGTATGAccgaacaagaagaagatctaaTCTCTCGAATGTACAGACTTGTCGGTGATAGGTAACAATAATCNaaaaaaaaaaaaaaaaaaaaaaaaaaaaaaaaaaaaaaaaaaaaagatcctcttctgtttatatataatattgtcgTTTCTGTTTTGTCTTATTCAAAATCTATcatttatgaatattataataATGTGTGGTAATTTATATTAATGGGGGTTCCCCAAACAAATTGCTGTGTGTGAAGTCCAATTCCTCAATATTTTTCTTCAGTGACTGTGTCTCAAGGATTTTTTTCCAATGGAAATATATTGCATACAAACATGatcatttgtcttttttttttttgttaattttcgtTCTTCTTTCTTGGTTATGGtcaatatatttgaatattttttatctattatattatattgttaatgttCATAATGCTTCAAAGTTTGTcacaatattttctttaatttttaatttaaaatattttcagttTAGGACATCAAACATAGCTATTGATTTGAAacttgataaataaaaaaataaaaaattcactAACCAATTTTTATACCAGATCAACTCGGTTCACCTTGTAACCGATTTCTAATATGATCTATTTTAGAATAAGAGTTTAcgttttgtttgttgtaataCACTTCATACGTACACTAGATAAGGATCCACATAAATACACAtgtgtaagaaagaaaaaaaatgtacctTTTCATtaataatatctatattttaaatagtaaCCCACACACTTTTACCAAGATTTTATATGACAGTTTTTGAAAAACCGGATCTTAACCTTACACATTCCATTTTGCAGAacaatttaaccatatatttaaGGGACATACTAACAAAATTCTAATTGTACACACTCCATCTTAAAGGATAAAAGCTAAataattatgttaaaaataatatgtgtatcatatcaaatatataacttaGTTAAttggaatttcaaaaaaaaaataacaaaacatatttttaaaaacaaatttacaattttttgaaaaaccaacatctttatatatataagttttcaaCTTTCATGCTTCATTAGTTAAGGAAATGGAAATATGTTTTCTTGccagtttttattttgttgttttaagaaaaagaaaattgattttttagatataaacatatacatttatattgttattttgtgtgttttttaattatttcatgtttcgcaaaataaaaaaatgttatttttaatatctgTCGACATCTGATCGGTAGACTTATTCGCATGATGCGATCATGTTAATAACTATTCCCTCtgtttccaaaaaaatttgattgttaattttttttccctaacAAATTGATTATATAGATTCAAaaacttaaataatttttttatttcatgtttttttgcCATATGATATGGTGAGTAGTGATCTATAATTTCTCtttccattttattaaaaacatgtaaactagttattatttaaatacttaGTATTTTATTGTtgggtatttttaaaagaaatcttTTACGTCATAATTATTTACAGTTATATCCTTCATTTCCAAAAAATGCAGGTTAATCCCGCATGctcaaaaataatatgtaatataacGTTTTTGTCACTGTTAAAGTTTGTAAaggtttataaattataaatcaaatcgAACCCCTTGGGACGTATAGGTTAAGTCCATTTTTGATATAATGTGATAGTAAAACCTTTTAGAAAATAGGTATGAGAATtatattgcatattattttgattttttaggagGTAGAggattttgaccaaaaaaaaaaggatgtaGAGGATTAATTACCAAAAACAGTAACTTGgagctttttctttctttcagaaAACTCGTTGttatttaatgaaaaaattaaaatatcaatttataatgaagaaattttgaaaccaaatttTATAGAGTAAATAATGATTACTTTATCATCAattatgtctgttttttttacatctttagaTTGATATGGTCCGATCCATAGACAATTTAGTTGCAGGAGTAGACCGTTAAACACTTGACTatggtttaaagaaaaaaaaaagttatgttgaTAAATGTTTTTGTAGAGTAGTTTTGAACGTGTATGGAGAAAATTGACATATGGCATTGCCAATATAGTCTTAATCTAaaactttttccattttttcttattaaaaaggttaaaaatatcaaactttttctattttaaaacttttgccAATTGACATTTTAACGTGTATACTTTCTCCACGTACTGTACAATGCGAAACAATTGCTGAGAGATAaatgttgataaataataatttgtataacagaaaaaaataacaatctaaaAACAATCTTGTTTTCTTAACGTGTGAATGtgtgataattttttaaaaaacagtgAAACAAAATGAATATTGTCAAAGAGAATATTAATAATTGGgttggatatatatatgttggcaGGTGGGATTTAATAGCAGGAAGAGTGGTCGGACGAAAGGCAAATGAGATAGAGAGGTTTTGGATTATGAGAAACTCTGACTGTTTTTCTCATTAATTTTTCTACTTGATATCTTTTGTTATGgccaataataaaaccaaataaaagctTTTAGTGTATAACAAATCTTGAATCTTTCTATCCTTCTCTTCTCATATATAACTACGAAGTTGTAGAATCTCTTTGCAAAACAAGTGATTATGTGCTGCTGAGAACCGGTTACATATCCTGAGCTCTTAATCTTCACCTAGTTATGATTCATCATCGTTGTTCATAACCAAAATTTATGATGGAGCAGCATTAACTAGTTTATTAGAATCGTACTAACTAGTTGTTCAAGTTATGTCAATTTTGTTGCAGCTACACAACacaattcattttaaagatattGAATGAATGAACAATCACCAAAATGTATTAAGAGTTGAGCAATTTCAGTGAATGCAAATCCGACATTGATGACTGAGAAGACGACTCTTACAATTTGGTTAACCATACCATATTACCATTCTCAGAATACGCATACCAAGCACTCACTCACGGTGACTCAATCAGGCATCATCAGTGTGAAACTGCTTCTCCACGTCCGCGACTGTCTTCTTTGCATCTTCAATCTCTGGACCTTCCTTCTCATCCGTCTCTTCCAATTCCGCCTGCAAATTCAGTTTTCTGttagaaacaaaacacagagTAGGAATTTCACGCTTCCTCTTTGAACTTATTCAAAGAGGGAACTAAGATGCTTTCATGGGGTAATCAACTAAGAAGCAAGTCCTTCAAAGAGACACACTAAAGCAGAGCACCCATCTATGGCAAAGGCATTAATCCTATCACTACAGAT is a genomic window containing:
- the LOC104749845 gene encoding MYB-like transcription factor ETC2; this translates as MDNTNRFRRVRSFRQTKFTRHDSEEVSSIQWEFISMTEQEEDLISRMYRLVGDRWDLIAGRVVGRKANEIERFWIMRNSDCFSH